One window of the Trifolium pratense cultivar HEN17-A07 linkage group LG2, ARS_RC_1.1, whole genome shotgun sequence genome contains the following:
- the LOC123906581 gene encoding probable phospholipid-transporting ATPase 8: MPEGGRKRIHFSKIYSFSCFKSSYRDGHSQIGQKGYSRVVYCNDPDNIEAIQLNYGGNYVSTTKYTAFNFIPKSLFEQFRRVANIYFLVVACVSFSPLAPYTASSIAAPLVAVIGATMAKEAVEDWRRRKQDIEANNRKVQVYGRNHTFVGTRWKKLRVGDVIKVYKDEYFPSDLLLLSSSYGDGVCYVETMNLDGETNLKLKHALEVTTSLNDEKSLQKFRAMVKCEDPNENLYSFIGTLKYEGVEYPLSLQQILLRDSKLRNTEYIYGVVIFTGQDTKVMQNSIDPPSKRSKIERKMDEIIYILFSALILISFIGSLFFGVNTQKDISSDGNYIRWYLHPDDSTVFFDPRRAGLASILHFLTALMLYGYLIPISLYVSIEVVKVLQSIFINQDQEMYFEESDRPAHARTSNLNEELGQVDTILSDKTGTLTCNSMEFVKCSIGGIPYGRGITEVEKALARRAKDGESKTDAYSSDFLSQSSDAVDSQKPIKGFNFKDERIMNGQWINEPHPDIIEKFFRVLAICHTAIPDEDKASGEISYEAESPDEAAFVIAARELGFEFFSRTQTNISLHELNHERGKKVDRVYQLLHVLEFSSSRKRMSVIVRSEENKILLLCKGADSVMFERLSQHGREFEAETNDHIKRYSEAGLRTLVITYRELGEEEYNLWDKEFSKAKTSLAADRDTLVDAAADKMERDLILLGATAVEDRLQKGVPECIEKLAKAGIKLWVLTGDKMETAVNIGYACSLLRQDMKQIVITLDSSDILSLEKQGDKEALAKASHESIEKQIEEGILQIKSSKESSGTEKESFSFGLIIDGRSLEYSLSNGLEKSFFKLASNCATVICCRSSPKQKARVTKLVKLETGKTTLSIGDGANDVGMLQEADIGVGISGAEGMQAVMASDYAIGQFRFLERLLLVHGHWCYRRISMMICYFFYKNIAFGFTLFWFEAYASFSGQAAYNDWYMSCYNVFFTSLPVIALGVFDQDVSAKLCQKHPFLYLEGVENTLFSWTRIIGWMLNGVISSLLIFFLTTNSVLNQAFTKDGQVVDFEILGVIMYTCAIWVVNCQMALSINYFTWIQHFFIWGSIVIWYVFLLIYGYMSPTTSTTAYRVFVEACAPSASYWLITLFVVICVLIPYFCYRAFQSRFLPMYHDIIQRKQVEGTEFEISDELPKQVQGKLINMRERLKQREG, translated from the exons atgcCTGAAGGGGGAAGAAAGAGGATACATTTTAGCAAGATATATTCATTTTCATGTTTCAAATCTTCATATAGAGATGGTCATTCACAAATTGGACAAAAAGGGTATTCAAGAGTTGTTTATTGTAATGATCCTGATAATATTGAAGCAATTCAGTTGAATTATGGTGGAAACTATGTTTCAACTACAAAGTACACAGCTTTTAATTTTATACCAAAGTCATTATTTGAACAGTTTAGAAGGGTTGCAAATATCTACTTTCTTGTTGTTGCTTGTGTTTCATTTAGTCCTTTAGCACCTTATACAGCTTCAAGTATTGCTGCACCTTTGGTAGCTGTGATTGGTGCTACTATGGCTAAAGAAGCTGTGGAAGATTGGAGAAGGAGAAAACAG GATATAGAGGCGAACAACCGAAAGGTTCAGGTATATGGTAGAAACCACACATTTGTTGGGACGAGATGGAAGAAACTTCGTGTTGGTGATGTGATTAAAGTGTACAAGGATGAATACTTTCCTTCTGATCTTCTTCTGCTTTCGTCAAGTTATGGGGATGGTGTTTGCTACGTTGAGACAATGAATCTTGATGGAGAAACTAATCTAAAACTAAAGCATGCCTTGGAGGTGACAACTAGTCTTAATGATGAAAAATCTCTCCAGAAGTTTAGGGCTATGGTCAAATGTGAGGATCCTAATGAAAATCTGTACTCATTTATCGGAACTTTAAAATACGAGGGTGTAGAATATCCTCTTTCATTGCAACAAATCCTTTTAAGAGATTCTAAGCTCAGAAATACCGAATATATCTACGGTGTAGTTATCTTCACTGGTCAGGATACGAAAGTGATGCAGAATTCCATTGATCCTCCATCAAAGCGAAgcaaaattgagagaaaaatgGATGAGATAATCTACATTCTCTTCAGTGCCTTGATTTTGATATCCTTTATCGGTTCTTTGTTTTTCGGTGTCAATACCCAAAAGGATATTAGCAGTGATGGAAATTACATAAGATGGTATCTTCATCCGGATGATTCGACCGTATTTTTCGATCCTAGAAGGGCAGGCCTCGCTTcaattcttcattttttgacTGCCCTTATGTTGTATGGATATCTGATTCCGATATCACTTTATGTGTCGATAGAAGTTGTGAAAGTTCTTCAAAGTATTTTCATCAATCAAGATCAAGAAATGTATTTTGAAGAATCAGATAGGCCGGCTCACGCGCGCACATCTAATTTGAATGAAGAACTTGGTCAAGTTGATACCATATTGTCCGATAAAACCGGTACTTTGACATGTAACTCTATGGAGTTTGTCAAATGTTCCATAGGGGGTATTCCGTACGGCCGTGGTATTACGGAAGTGGAGAAGGCACTTGCTAGGAGAGCGAAGGATGGTGAATCCAAAACTGATGCTTATTCATCTGATTTCTTGAGTCAGAGTAGCGATGCGGTGGACTCTCAAAAGCCAATTAAGGGCTTTAACTTTAAAGACGAACGCATAATGAATGGACAATGGATCAATGAACCACATCCGGATATCATAGAGAAATTCTTTCGAGTTTTAGCTATATGTCATACAGCAATTCCTGATGAAGATAAAGCGTCGGGAGAAATTTCCTATGAAGCTGAGTCGCCAGATGAAGCTGCATTTGTCATAGCTGCAAGGGAGCTTGGTTTTGAGTTTTTTTCTAGGACACAAACAAACATATCGTTGCATGAACTGAATCATGAACGCGGAAAAAAGGTTGACAG AGTGTACCAGCTTCTGCATGTCTTAGAGTTCAGCAGTTCGCGCAAAAGAATGTCAGTGATAGTGAGGAGcgaggaaaataaaatattgctccTATGCAAGGGTGCAGACAG TGTTATGTTTGAAAGGCTCTCACAACATGGAAGAGAGTTTGAAGCTGAAACAAATGATCATATCAAAAGATATTCTGAGGCAGGTTTAAGAACTCTCGTAATCACATACCGTGAACTTGGTGAAGAGGAATATAATCTGTGGGACAAGGAGTTCTCGAAGGCCAAAACTTCTTTAGCAGCAGACCGAGATACACTGGTGGATGCAGCTGCCGACAAGATGGAAAGAGATTTGATACTTCTTGGAGCTACCGCAGTTGAGGATAGACTTCAAAAGGGG GTTCCTGAATGTATCGAAAAGCTTGCTAAGGCAGGAATCAAGTTATGGGTATTGACTGGGGACAAAATGGAAACTGCAGTGAATATAGG GTATGCTTGTAGTTTACTTCGACAAGACATGAAACAAATAGTGATCACTCTTGATTCATCAGATATCCTATCATTGGAGAAGCAAGGGGACAAGGAGGCTCTAGCAAAG GCCTCTCATGAAAGTATCGAGAAACAAATTGAAGAAGGAATCTTGCAAAtcaagtcatcaaaagagagtTCTGGTACAGAAAAGGAAAGTTTTTCATTTGGATTGATAATTGATGGAAGGTCATTGGAGTATTCTCTCAGCAACGGTTTGGAGAAATCATTCTTTAAGCTGGCTAGTAATTGCGCTACTGTCATATGTTGCCGGTCTTCACCAAAACAGAAAGCTCGC GTTACAAAATTGGTTAAATTGGAAACCGGGAAGACAACTTTATCTATCGGTGATGGTGCAAATGATGTCGGTATGCTTCAAGAGGCCGATATTGGAGTTGGCATTAGTGGAGCTGAAGGGATGCAG GCTGTAATGGCGAGTGATTATGCAATCGGTCAATTTCGTTTTCTGGAGCGTTTGTTGTTGGTACATGGCCACTGGTGTTATAGGCGAATATCAATGATG ATATGTTACTTTTTCTATAAGAACATTGCATTTGGATTTACCCTATTTTGGTTTGAAGCATATGCTTCATTCTCCGGTCAAGCCGCTTACAACGATTGGTACATGTCGTGTTACAATGTGTTCTTCACTTCACTACCGGTAATCGCTCTAGGTGTTTTTGATCAGGATGTTTCTGCCAAACTATGCCAAAAG CATCCCTTTCTATATCTAGAAGGAGTAGAGAACACACTCTTCAGCTGGACTCGGATAATCGGATGGATGTTGAACGGAGTCATTAGTTCATTGCTAATCTTCTTCTTAACCACTAACTCCGTCTTAAATCAAGCCTTCACAAAAGACGGTCAAGTGGTAGATTTCGAAATACTCGGTGTCATAATGTATACATGTGCAATTTGGGTTGTAAATTGTCAAATGGCACTTTCAATCAACTACTTCACTTGGATCCAACATTTTTTCATTTGGGGTAGTATTGTCATTTGGTATGTTTTCTTGTTGATTTATGGTTATATGTCTCCAACAACATCTACAACAGCTTATAGGGTATTTGTTGAAGCATGTGCTCCTAGTGCTTCATATTGGTTAATAACcctttttgttgttatttgtgTTCTTATACCATATTTTTGTTATAGAGCTTTTCAAAGTAGGTTTTTACCAATGTATCATGATatcatacaaagaaaacaagTAGAAGGAACTGAATTTGAGATTTCTGATGAGTTACCTAAACAAGTTCAAGGTAAActaataaatatgagagaaagaTTGAAGCAAAGGGAAGGTTGA